In Erigeron canadensis isolate Cc75 chromosome 7, C_canadensis_v1, whole genome shotgun sequence, one DNA window encodes the following:
- the LOC122606489 gene encoding eukaryotic translation initiation factor 3 subunit M-like isoform X1: MVGGRWFDLASLMLTSADLVFPKASEKDLECIFTIICSLVKKPESLDESLEIAKIAQQPNEKPALRLKILFNLYNMLENPYGRFLVYMKALEVADNGKVTEHIISSFKKIDTLLKEWNIGLQDQRELFLAISNILKELKSSAKENFKFLTKYLATFSGEATHDMDEAKEKATYTIIEFVKAPDMFQCDLLDMPAIAQVEKDAKYALVYQLLKIFLTQRLIDNP, from the exons ATGGTTGGTGGTAGATGGTTTGATTTGGCTTCATTGATGCTTACTTCTGCTGATTTGGTCTTTCCTAAAGCGTCTGAAAAAG ATCTCGAGTGCATTTTCACTATCATCTGCAGTCTTGTTAAGAAGCCTGAAAGCCTTGACGAGTCACTGGAGATTGCAAAGATTGCCCAACAACCAAATGAAAAACCTGCATTGCGATTAAAGAt CTTGTTCAATCTGTACAACATGTTAGAGAACCCTTACGGAAGGTTCCTTGTTTATATGAAGGCCCTTGAAGTGGCAGACAATGGGAAGGTCACAGAACATATCATTTCTTCCTTTAAAAAGATAGACACCTTATTGAAGGAATGGAATATAGGGCTGCAGGATCAAAGAGAACTTTTCCTTGCCATCTCTAATATTTTGAAGGAACTCAAGAG CTCAGCTAAAGAGAACTTTAAATTCCTGACCAAGTATCTGGCGACGTTCTCTGGTGAGGCTACTCATGATATGGATGAGGCGAAGGAAAAAGCTACTTACACCATTATTGAATTTGTCAAAGCACCAGACATGTTTCAG TGTGATCTGCTTGATATGCCTGCTATAGCACAAGTGGAGAAAGACGCTAAGTATGCACTAGTTTATCAgcttttaaagatttttctgACTCAGAGGCTGATAGATAACCCTTAG
- the LOC122607188 gene encoding uncharacterized protein LOC122607188: MPDSPRPTATVVPVIGHRVDLLETRERSVIVQNLPRVSFIDELMPFFEPYGVEDMKLIHARSNYNYGNAAVLVMASTDRVNEVITASPITIHGMSVTVHPFSTQLIVMITGKANVAKTDPAFRFRALDIPPGYRIDPCPFLRALQMYFSGFNLKDISLQKDENDYNGFVKSHTTKNREQFNNAKARAQKLEAGTEKLPTADLFLPSEASTSTS, encoded by the exons atgcctgattctCCAAGACCGACTGCTACTGTTGTTCCTGTTATTGGTCATcgagttgatcttttggagaccaga GAGAGAAGTGTGATCGTGCAGAATCTTCCACGTGTTTCATTCATCGACGAATT GATGCCTTTCTTTGAACCATATGGGGTGGAGGATATGAAACTTATCCATGCTCGTTCTAATTATAATTATGGTAATGCTGCTGTTCTTGTAATGGCAAGCACAGATAGGGTAAATGAG GTCATAACTGCTTCACCCATCACCATTCATGGCATGAGCGTCACAGTACATCCATTTag CACACAACTTATTGTCATGATTACGGGAAAGGCAAATGTTGCAAAGACAGATCCTGCATTCAGATTTCGTGCACTTGATATCCCACCGGGTTATCGGATTGATCCCTGCCCC TTTCTAAGAGCTTTGCAAATGTACTTTAGTGGCTTTAACTTAAAGGACATAAGTCTCCAGAAGGATGAGAATGACTATAAtgg GTTTGTGAAGAGTCATACGACAAAGAATAGGGAACAATTCAACAACGCGAAGGCAAGGGCACAGAAACTGGAAGCAGGTACCGAGAAGTTGCCAACGGCTGATTTATTTTTACCTTCTGAAGCGAGCACGTCGACTTCATAA
- the LOC122606489 gene encoding eukaryotic translation initiation factor 3 subunit M-like isoform X2: MVGGRWFDLASLMLTSADLVFPKASEKDLECIFTIICSLVKKPESLDESLEIAKIAQQPNEKPALRLKILFNLYNMLENPYGRFLVYMKALEVADNGKVTEHIISSFKKIDTLLKEWNIGLQDQRELFLAISNILKELKSSAKENFKFLTKYLATFSGEATHDMDEAKEKATYTIIEFVKAPDMFQVLFTKIV; the protein is encoded by the exons ATGGTTGGTGGTAGATGGTTTGATTTGGCTTCATTGATGCTTACTTCTGCTGATTTGGTCTTTCCTAAAGCGTCTGAAAAAG ATCTCGAGTGCATTTTCACTATCATCTGCAGTCTTGTTAAGAAGCCTGAAAGCCTTGACGAGTCACTGGAGATTGCAAAGATTGCCCAACAACCAAATGAAAAACCTGCATTGCGATTAAAGAt CTTGTTCAATCTGTACAACATGTTAGAGAACCCTTACGGAAGGTTCCTTGTTTATATGAAGGCCCTTGAAGTGGCAGACAATGGGAAGGTCACAGAACATATCATTTCTTCCTTTAAAAAGATAGACACCTTATTGAAGGAATGGAATATAGGGCTGCAGGATCAAAGAGAACTTTTCCTTGCCATCTCTAATATTTTGAAGGAACTCAAGAG CTCAGCTAAAGAGAACTTTAAATTCCTGACCAAGTATCTGGCGACGTTCTCTGGTGAGGCTACTCATGATATGGATGAGGCGAAGGAAAAAGCTACTTACACCATTATTGAATTTGTCAAAGCACCAGACATGTTTCAG GTCTTGTTCACGAAGATTGTATAA